A window of Loxodonta africana isolate mLoxAfr1 chromosome 3, mLoxAfr1.hap2, whole genome shotgun sequence genomic DNA:
AAAGTGAGGAGGAGAGAAGGGAGGAACCCAAAAGCAGGAGGGACAGAATGCAGAGAAGTGAATACACATAGGACTGGGAAACTTATTTGCTTGTCAATTCCTGACGCACCTACCAAATGGTCTTAGGGTTTGACCACTGGTTTCTGTATCTAAGAAAAAACACTGACAACACACCTCATATTCAAAGAAAACAGGGCAGAAAGATAGCTGAGACAGAAGTCTGAGATGGaggtagaaagagaagagcaattTCTGCTACTCAAAGTTCTTCCTCATTCTCTGGTGCCTACTACAGTCTCAAAATGAGATTTTACTCATGAAAATTGTTTTCTGGGTCATGGTCGAAAGGAGAAGAGGGGAAAATCTCCAGGTCTGGGGATACTAGGGGCCCAGATAAGACAGCTTATTCTCACTTCCCAGATCCAGGTCAGCTATATTTCAATCCCTACCACCTTACCTGGTTGACCTGCCTGGGCCATCTGCACCCCACTAAGCATTGACTGCTGCTGGCTTGGAGCTCCTGCCATCTGCACCTGCTGTAATCCCGAGGCTCCTGCAAGGATTGTCCCAGCTCCTGGCTGGCCTGGCTGACCAGGACCACTGTTGCCTGAGGGTCTCCAATTAGATAGCCCTTTTCCAAAGGCAACAGCTGCCACCAAGGCATTGGTGTCTGCAGGATTAAAGGTCTGCTTGTTCTGCCGGAGACCTGAAGAAAAAGGCAAGTGAGGACCATCAAGTAGGCTTTTGGCCCTGGACTGGACCCAGCAGCTAGAAGACTAGTGTGAGTGCCAAGGCTTGGGGTTCTGCCTTCAGCAGCATCTAAACTCCCTGGCAacccagagacagaggcagagccaaAGGACCCCCAAGCCTATCTCAGAATTGTCCCTTCTCATTTTGCCCATTTCTTCCACCTGTTCCAGTGCTGGCCTTAAACACGAAAGGCTAACAAAATGGATGTGAACCCTTTCCTATGTAGCTCATTCTCGTGTCCTCATTTCCCTACTAATAAGACAATCATTCCTACTTCAGTGATCTTATTCCTTGCTCCCTCTCCATTTTGCCACCAACCTCTTCATACCTCCACTCTCTGATTCTCGTTCCTCTTTGCCGATTTTTTCCAGAAGGTTTGAGCACATTTTATTCAAGCTctggatctgcttctgtaacacacaaatttatacagaaattaGAGCAAGTAAGAAATGATTGTGGGGAAGTTTCTTCCTTGTGGTCTTCTAGGAGCAGCGTGTTATTGCTAGCGGTTGTGGAATCgtctcctgactcacagcaactccatgaaCAATCGTATCGAACCACTGTgacccaaagggttttcactggctgatttttggaattagatcaccaggtctttcttcctagtctgtcttaatttggaagctctgctgaaatttgttcggcatcacagcaacacacaaaccctaggacagacttaaaaaaaatccactgccatcgagtctattccaactcatagcaaccctctagggcagcgtagagctgtcccacagggtctccaaggaacagctggaggatctgaactgccaactttttggttaccagccgagctcttaactactgcaccaccagggctccccaacagACTTAGGAGTAACCAATTGCCCATCCCTGCTAGACAGAAATGGTACTGCCTAGCTTCTCATGCAGGGACTCCGGAATTGAGGGGAACACGGTAGTGACTCTGTCCAACCTGGGCTACATCAGCACCAATCCGGGCAGCATCCGTCGTCAGTTGCTTCTCCTGCTCTTCAACTTCAGGATCAGGCTTGGTTCTCAGATGGTCAGGGACTACCTCATGGCTGAAAACAGGTACTCGACCTTCAGTCTGTCGCTGCAACACACAGATTTTCCTACTGGCTGATATATAGTCGCTTCCGCAGGATAATGTACATTTTCAGGGAAAATACAACCTGAGACTTACAATTTCTACCTTCCTAGGACATTGCCCCTTCCATTCCATCCTTTATTTCTATCTCCTCACATGCTACCTCTACCAGACTAAAAGGCAAATTAAACCTTTCCTCCTTgttacattttaatcaaagactAAAATAGGCAAAGTCACAAAAGAACTGACTTTCTGTTAAAGATAGGCATTGGAGCGAAAAGGTCTTTGTCTTGGTGACATAGGCCTCAGGTTACTACAACCGTATTTGGGAGTGGCTCCCCCAACCCCAGAAAGACAAAAAGCAAGACCTCCAAAATGTAGACCCTCACTTCTTACTACCACTCACTACTCCATATTTGGGACTTCTAGAATAATTAATCAACAATTATGCTCTAGGCCCTTAACCATGTTGTACCCTCTCCTCGTCTTACCATGAGATCTTCATCTCGGTCTGGGGACAACACCAGAGGGATGATAACCTGGTTACGGAACAGTGGTGTCTTTTCATGCTTCAAGACCTTGTTCAGAGTGTTCATCTGTCCAGAGAGCAAGGCAAAGCTGTCCAGGACAGAGGGCCTGGGGGGGTAAGAAGGTGTCAGAACATTCCACCCTCTTCTGGGGTGGTTACCAGTAAAGTAGCCTCCTTCAGACTATGAATACCCAGACTCACCCCCAAAAGACAGCGATGACTGGCCAGAGTGACTCATGGGGATTGCAGGATTAGGAAAGAGGGGCACACTTTCAGTTTCTATCACAGACGTAGGAAAAGGGCTGTTCATTGTTTGAATGGAGGGAGGAACAGAGGTAAAATAGGAACCACAGCTCCACTGTTATCATTAAAACTCAGCAACTGGGTAAAAGCCTCTTTTCCAGTCTAGAAGCAGGATTCACACTCCTAGAATAGGCTGAACCTAAAGACTCAGCCACATTTGTGGCAACAGATCCAACATGAATAGAGCTGATGTGAATAGGCTGAGACAGGACCTCCTCATCAGAAGAGTAAAAAAAGTAGGAATCAGAAGCTAAAAAGAACCTAGGCTGGGAAACTAGGCATTTCTCTGCTTTTGCCACTGAGGGCCAAAGCCAAACTCTATGTGTTAAATGTTAAGAAACCCAGCTCTTTCCAAATCAAAAGCTGTTTGCAAGCTGGTAAGTGGTTACATCACTGGAGACGTCCTACCTGCCAGGAGGCCTGTCCCTCCATGCAAAGAGCCCTCCCCAGCTTGTTCACACAACCCTTACCAGGTCAGCCGGTCATACTCGTTCTCCAGCTTATAAATGAAACTCCCCAGTGAGTTCTTCAAATCAGCTGCTTGACTCAGCAGTGCATCTAATGATGCCTCAAGTTGCTTCTCCTCCCTCTGCACCAATAGGAACAGGTTGGTTACCCAGGTGGATGTGAATATGacacacaaagaaacaaacaaaaaaaaccattgccgtcgagtcaactcggactcagcaactctacaggacagagtagaactgtcccatagagtttccaagaagctcctggtggatttgaactgccgacctttgggttcgcagtcgtagctcttaacaactacaccactgGAAAGGAAGGTTGAAAAACCAAGGAGGACAGTGTGTAATACCTGTCAGGTAACATTGGATCTCACTGGCATAGGAGAGCCAGGCTTGGCATTTGGGTTACAGACAGCATCAACCCTAAACTTTTCAACTGGTTCACAGACCTCAGTTCCTCCAACCAGCTGATTCCTTCCTCTCATCACCACCTACTCCAGGCCTGatttttttgtattgttgttgttgggtgccctcgagtagattctggctcaaagtgaccccatgtgacagagaagaactgcctcataggattttcttggctgtaattcttacagaagcagattgccaggtattttttctgcagagccgctgggtgggtacgaaccgccaacctttcggttaagagctgagcacttaactgttgtgccaccacggctcctttctttgtattaccaaaaccaaacccaagcccactgctgtcaggtcgattccaactcatagtgaccctgtaggacagaagagaactgccccatagggtaaccaaggctgtaaattttttgcagaagcagattgccacatctttctcccaagaagcagctggtgagtttgaaccgttgacattttggttagcagccaagtgcttaaccactgtgccacattcTTCCTCATTAAGAAATTTTTACTAAAACTAATGGCTGCGTGCGTTATCTTTTGTGAACCTCTGCAGCACATGTACCCCAGCTTCCTCTGTCCTCGAACCTACTTTGTGAGCCTGGCTATTCTTGCCAATGACACAATCTCTGGGAAATCTACCTACACGTGCAGCTTTCTCTGAATACCATTCCTGCCCTCCCCCCTTCCCCAAACTCTTCCTCTACCCACGACGTTTGATGTTTCTGAGCTCCTCCTCACAGaattaatttgcatttattttgtttatctctATGCCAATATCCTTGTGATTCTTTCACAAGCTCAGTCGACCTATATACATTTACCGAGAGACCGGCAGAAAGAAGAACCTAAGtgataaatgaaaatttaaaaaatgcactgagtcggaatcgactcgacggcactgggtctgggtctAAGCACTAGACAATTTGAAATGTTTGGGGTCCGGAAAGCATTTCCTCCCCATTTATGGGCTCCTGTTTTACTTTATTGTTTCACCTTTAACAGCTATGGGCCACAGACCGGGAAGAATGATGTAAAACCGTCTTGCAAACTCGCTAATGTGCCTGACGCGAGCTTTAACCATGGGTTCTACCCACGGCCTAATGATATAAACAGTTTAGCTTTCGGTCTCAGTGGTCACATAATTCCTTCACCCCTCAGGCCTCTCTCCAAGAGATCACAAAATCTCTACATCCAACAGCCTCCTAGGCCGGGGGCCTAAGCCAATCGCTCACTTGCTAGAGAAGTGTTCCATGGACTGCATCTCAGGCTCCTCATATTACAACCTAATCCTTCCCACACCCAAATCAGGGCTACTTCCTTCCGATTTAGCCACAGTCTCTCCTGTCAAATGGGCCCCGCCGCAACATCTCATCAACGGCACCCTCTCTTCGGCCGGCCTTGCGTTCCCTTCCCAGTCATCCGCGGGCTCTAACCCATCGTCTCAGCCCCAGCTCCTCCTGGGCCAGTTCACTCTCCGTGCGGGTACCGGAAGCTCGTCGGCAGTCAACATGCCCAAGCTGATTCTCACCTGCATTGCGGTGGCACCGGTGGCGGGAATGACTTCCACTTCCGGTTCCCAAGTTAGCGAGCGGCTCTGGAATAGCCGCTTCCACCAATCAGAAAACTCGCACTCGGCCCTCCCACCCACTTCCGGTTCCTTTCGGGTGCCGAGGTAGCTGGGTCAGAGGTCAAGGGTGGAACCGCCTCCCGGCCCCAGCTTGCGCCGGAGGGCTGTGATGGCTTCGGAGCGCCCGGAGCCGGAGGTGAGGGGCGGGCGGCCGCAGTGTGGGCCTCGGGATCGGAGGGTGGTTCCGGCGGGCAGGCTCGGCTGAGGCCTGCAACGGGCCTGAGAGCGGCCGGGCTGTGTAGCCTTGGCAGGGACCGGCCCAGCCCCAGAGGCTTGAAAACCTAATCTCTCCGCGGTCCGAAGTTTCACCCG
This region includes:
- the MED8 gene encoding mediator of RNA polymerase II transcription subunit 8; this translates as MQREEKQLEASLDALLSQAADLKNSLGSFIYKLENEYDRLTWPSVLDSFALLSGQMNTLNKVLKHEKTPLFRNQVIIPLVLSPDRDEDLMRQTEGRVPVFSHEVVPDHLRTKPDPEVEEQEKQLTTDAARIGADVAQKQIQSLNKMCSNLLEKIGKEERESESGGLRQNKQTFNPADTNALVAAVAFGKGLSNWRPSGNSGPGQPGQPGAGTILAGASGLQQVQMAGAPSQQQSMLSGVQMAQAGQPGKMPSGIKTNIKSASMHPYQR